The window TGAAATTCCTTTAGGAACATTTCACAAGGGCAAGTGTCGGAGCATTTAAGTCTCGATGATCGAGTAAAGTCAATCAAAAAACAATAATAAAAACTAAACTAACAATCATGTTTAAAGTAATTCTTATCAGTAGCTTGCTTTTGGGAGGAGATGCAGTTACACAAAATAGTACAGAACCCCATTGGTTCAATTCCGGTAACAACACTATAGTTGTTGAAGATCACAGCGGAGAAGCAGAACTCGATCTTAATACCATTGAGTATATCGAAAACGAGGAGGAATTCGAATTAGGTTTCGATACAACACCGTATTTGCCTGATGGATTCGATCCTTATCTAGGCTCATTAGATGCGATAGAATATATAGACATAGAACAAGGAGAACCTGAATTAGAATCGGAAAAGAATCTGCCGAATGATTTCGATCCTTATGTCGGCTCATTGGGAAAACTTGAATATATAGACCTCGACAAAATGGAGTTCGAAACCGGATTGTCAATGGCAAGTATAAAATGTACATATTAAAATATATGCATGTATTTGGATATGAAGTGGATTGCAACAAGCTGGGGTGAGGGAACTCAGCTTGTTGCAGCTAACTTTGAAAATGGATGCATTTTTGTTTTCATACTTAATTTTGGATAGTGAAAGAATCCGCTTTTAGCGGATTTTTTTGTTATACATCAGTTTTTATTTATAGCCCGTTCTTAGATACATATATTTACAAAACGGTTATTAAATATCCCTTAACATTTACTTTTCTTACAGTGCTTTCACTAATTCAAAAACTTCAAAATGATGTGTAGCAAAGTGTTTTTAGTAGAGAATTATCAACTGGAAGAACGAAGAACGTCCATCCATGTCGGCGAACAAATGTACAATGTATACGGACACTTAATATGTAAAGGCGAAGACCATAAAGCCTTTGTGTATTTTGTAGACGATATGAACAATTTACCTTCAGGCCATTACGATGCTGACACCAGGGAGGGAAGCATGTTCATAAAACAATCAGAAAAAGCGATCTATTACGATCTCCCTAAACTAAACGCACCGGTTTATGTGTACTTTAATGATGCTAAACCGGAACTAAATTGCGTAAGCGTAAATGAGCCTATGAGAGACCAGAGCTTTTTTACCGAGAAAGTGATATGAAAAAAGGTTCTCCTTAAATAGAAGAACCTTTATTTTTAGCTGAATTTTTTGGTTTTCACTTAGAATTCGCTCTCTTTTATAGCGTATATGGATTTCTGAATTAATCTGCCAGCTCAACAAACAAACCGTTATCCGTTTTGTTCACCCTGGCCAGATTGTTTTTTGTTAAGCCCTTAATGGTTTTATCCCATTTTTTATTGCTTAACCCCGATTGATCTTTCAATACATTAAGGCCAATCGGCGAGTTAGACTTTAAAAGACCAAATACGGCTTTTTCCTCTTCAGTCAAAGCTACCTGTTTACGTTCAGGTTTCATCTGAGGGAAGAACAATACATCCTGGATAGAATGACTGTCAGTCATAAACATGGTCAGGCGGTCTATCCCGATTCCGATTCCACTCGTAGGAGGCATACCATATTCCAGTGCACGTAAAAAATCCTGATCGATAAACATAGCCTCGTCATCTCCCTTTTCAGAAAGCTTTAGCTGTTCCTCAAAACGTTCTCTCTGATCAATCGGATCGTTTAATTCAGAATAAGCATTTGCCAGTTCTTTACCATTAACGATCAATTCGAACCTTTCGGTCAGACCCGGTTTTGAACGGTGCTTTTTAGTAAGCGGACTCATCTCAACCGGATAATCGATGATAAAGGTCGGCTGTACATAAAGATGTTCACATTTCTCACCAAAAATCTCGTCGATCATTTTACCGATACCCATCGTTTCGTCAACCTCGATACCAAGTGCTTTACATGCTTCGCGGACTTCATCTTCAGGTTTTTGGTACAGGTCATAACCGGTATGTTCCTGAATAGCATCCAAAATACCGATACGCTTATATGGTGCCTTGTAGTTTATTTTCTTTCCGTCTAAATGAACCTCAGAAGTGCCATGAAGTTCAACAGCTACCTTTTCAAGCAAAGCTTCGGTAGTATCCATCATCCAGTTGTAATCCTTATAAGCGGCATACATTTCCATGACCGTAAACTCGGGGTTGTGGGTTCTGTCCATCCCCTCATTACGAAAATCTTTTGCAAACTCATAAACCCCGTCAAACCCGCCTACGATCAGCCTTTTTAAGTAAAGCTCATTGGCAATCCTTAAATAAAGAGGCATGTTTAATGCGTTGTGATGCGTTACAAACGGGCGTGCAGCAGCACCCCCCGGAATAGGCTGTAAAATAGGAGTCTCTACCTCCAGGAATTCCATGTCGTTATAAAACTGGCGAATGGTATTCATGATCTTGGTTCTTTTTACAAAAACATCCTTAACCTTAGGGTTAACAACAAGATCTACATAACGCATTCTGTATCGCTGTTCGGGATCATTAAATTCGTCGTAAACATTTCCTTCACTGTCTACTTTCGGAATAGGCAATGGTCTTAAGGTTTTACTTAGAAGTGTAAAGTCTTTAACCATAACGGTTTTTTCCCCTACCTGGGTGGTGAAAAGCTCTCCCTCAACTCCGATAAAATCACCTATGTCAAGCAATTTTTTATAGACCTCGTTATATTTAGTATGGTCATCCCCGGTGCATATTTCATCCCGGTTAAAATATACCTGGATGCGCCCTTCGCTATCCTGCAGTTCAGCAAAAGATGCTTTCCCCTGAATACGTCTCGACATTAAACGGCCGGAGATAACAACCTTTTTACCTTCTTCGTATGCTTCTTTTATTTGTTTTGATGTATGATCTACCGGGTATAGATTGGCCGGATATGGATCAATACCTAAATCTCTTAACTTTTCGAGTTTCTCTCTCCTTATAATTTCTTGCTCTGAAAGTTGCATGCTATTTATTTTGAACTGCAAAATTACATTTTTTCAAACAATGACGAGAAACTTTTTTATGACCCTTTTTGAGAGGATTTGTTATATATAAAAAGTGGGGGGCTAAAATAGAGTAAGTCACCAAGGACTCTTTAGACACCCCTCCTTATAATGTATATTAGGCCTGTTTAACAGTCTTAAATAAGCTGCACATTTGCTATTCTGTATCAGCCTCTTTGTGTTCCGGTTTTATAACAGTCCCTTTAATGTGTAACACCCTTTTCGTGTGTAATGCATTAGATGAAACGGTAATCGTCTTGCTGAACGGCCCCATTCGGCTGGTGTCGTATTTAACTTTGATCTCACCTTTCTTTCCAGGTAAGATCGGCGACTTGGAATAAGTCGGTACCGTACATCCGCATGATGTTCTTACATTGGTGATTACAATAGGAGCGTTACCGGTATTGGTGAATACAAATACCCGTTCCCCATCGGCATGCTGCTGAATACTGCCGTAATCTATTTCTTTGGAATCAAATGAAAACTCACCGGCAACTTTTGATTGAGCCCGGCTCTGAGCATGCGTACCCTGGTTGATAATAAGCATAAAAGCAAGAGCGAAGATACCCTTTAGAAGAAGTGTTGAACTTTTTGTCAGTTTTAAAAAAGAGGTCATGTAAATTGATTTTTATGGTTAATACATGACAAACTTGCTAAAACACAAGGTGAAATAGAAATATACAGGGTTTGAAAGAAGGACTAGTACCCCGGTTGATTTTTGTTCTACGGTTTGTGAATGAGCGATTTAACCTCTTCCCTCGACTGGACCCCAAGCTTTTTATAAATGTTGTTGATATGGGTCTTAACCGTACTGAGGCTTACAAAAATTTCGGAAGCAATTTCTTTATTGGTCTTATTGTTCAAAATAAGACTCAGTACTTTCTGTTCTTGAGATGAAAGCGTATTAATAAGATGCGCGTCCTTTTCCCTTTTTTCTTTTTTCGACCGTATAAGTAAATATACATTAGCAAGGAGAGATCCCGACAGAAGAGCGATTAGGAAGGGGGTCCACTTAAAGCCTGTGCCCGATGTACTGGACAACATATACTTGTCGGCAGCGAGTTCCGTTTCGTATTGATGTGTGTAGTCTGTATTCGGATACCGGTTTTTTAACCTGTTTAATAAGTCGGTATAATACGGGTTTTCTTTAAGATCCCGGATGTAATATTTATGAGTGTCATTTTTCCGGTCAGAAAGAAAAGAATAGATATATAATTCAGCCAGCGGATCGCGCTGTTGTACACCAAAATCCTGTAAGGTATTAAACCACTTTTTGTTATTCAACCTTTTATTGGCCTCACTCTGGTATGCAGCATAGGCAAACCTCATTTCTTCCAGCAGAGAATCCGTTTTAATAAGAGAATTTGTTTGGGCATTATTGGATGCAACCTCACAAAACATCTCATTGTTAAAAGAAATAGGGAAGAATACGGTGTCGAGATTTCGCGCAATAAACAAAATCTGCTTGCTGTTATTACAATGCCCGTTAAAATGACTTGAGGCCGTATCACTGTCCCGGCAATTGTCTACATGAATCTTATAAATCCTGTTGTTGTCGCTTAAATTATCGCCTGTAAATGTAAAAATGCCCTTGTCGTCGGCTTTTGTTTTTGCTATGATCTGCTCCGGATACACGCCTGAGGTATGCCTGTAATCTTCAATGATAGAAAGATATACATCATTGTGCCAGGCCGTAGTGTCTATAATTCCGGAGAACTTGTATTGGGCACAGACATTCAGGCTCAAGCCTGGGATGATCAGAAAAAAGAGGTGTTTGATCAATTTCATAATCACTAAACTAATAATAACTTTTATGAAAATAAAGACTCAGGTTTTTTTATTTTCGCGTAACAAAACGAAGATAGATGAGTCTAATAAGTACATCAATCAAAAATAATATAAAATGAGTATTTGGAGGGTTTTATTGTCTATTGTATGTCCGCCTTTAGCGGTTCTGGATAAAGGATGCGGTTCGATAATTATCGTTTTTATACTATGGCTTTGCGGTTGGGTGCCGGGAGTTATAGCAGCCTTAATAATTTTAAACAATCCTAAAAGATAAATCTGAATTTAAAAATGAGAAAACTCTTTTCAGCAATTACGGTTATTGCTTTGTGCCTTTTTACATCTTGTAACTTTACGGAAGAAATGCATCTTAATGCCGATGGCAGTGGTAAAATTGCCATTAATTTTGACGGCTCCCAGCTTATGGAAATGGCAGGAGATGAAATGTCGAAAGAAAATGAAAAAGCGATCGATTCCTTAATATATTTTAAAGATGTTTTAGAAGAGAAAAAAGATAGTATATCCAAATTGTCTGAAGAAGAGCAGGCAAGTCTGAAGAAACTAGAGAAGTTTGCCATGCATATGCTGATGAACCCTGAGGCCAAAGAAATGAAGTTTGAAATATTTACAAACTTTAAATCAGTAAAGGAACTCGACGACGTTTTTGATTCATTTCAGCAAGCTAACAAGTTGCAAAGCAGTGTAGAAGGAAAGCCGGTAAAAACAGATCCTACATTTGGTGGCAATAGCGAAGCTACAGATGTCGCTTATAAATTTAAAGGTAGAAAGTTTAGCAGAGTAACCACCATCGTAGATGAAGAATTGCTGAAGCAGGCTGTTGACAGCTTGTCGAGCTCGAATATGTTTTTATCAGGCTCAAAATATTCCCTGAAATATCATTTCCCTAAAAAGATAAAATCAGTATCGTCTGGCAAAGCCATGTTGAGTGCAGACAGAAAGACATTAGTGCTGGAGGTCGGTTTTGTAGATTATATGAGAGATCCGAAGATTCTCGACCTGGAAGTGGTTCTGGAAAAATAAAACGAATCTGTTATAAACAGAAAAGAGGTTGTCTAAAGGTATTAGTATCATTCTGAATTTATTTCCGGAGCTTCATTTCGTTATTATACAGGTTATTGTGGCGTTTTGAAATGAGTTCGGGTTGATGGAAACAGACCTTTTAGGCAACCTGTGTTGTTATCGGTGGTTATTACCATAAATAAAAAGAATCGTAACAATACCTTATAGCCCGATGAGAGGCATGACTCTTTATACCGTAAGGTTTTCAGTAGTATATATACTATCTTTGTGCCTATGAACAAGAATGTTATTATAGAAGATCTGGGATTAAAAGATTATAAAGAAACCTGGGATTATCAGGAAAAGCTTTTTCAATCCATCCTGGATATTAAAATTAAGAACAGGAGAGCAGAAGCTGGGCTCGAAACCCCTAACTATTTTCTGTTGGTCGAACATCCGCATGTATATACGTTGGGCAAGAGCGGAGACCTTTCCAACCTGTTGGTAAATGAAGAACAGCTAAAAGATAAAGGGGCGACTTTCTATAAGATTAACAGGGGGGGAGACATCACCTATCACGGACCGGGACAAATTGTAGGATATCCCATCCTTGATTTGGATAACTTTTTTACCGATATTCATAAGTACCTGAGGTTTCTGGAAGAGGTTATCATTTTAACACTTGCCGACTATGGTATAAAAGCAGAGCGATCGGAAGGGGAAACAGGGGTGTGGATTGATGTGGGAACACCTTTCGCCAGAAAAATCTGCGCTATGGGAGTAAGAGCCAGTCGTTGGGTAACCATGCATGGTTTTGCATTAAACGTAAATGCCGACCTGGGGTATTTTGATAATATCATTCCTTGTGGTATCAGAGGAAAGGCGGTAACATCACTTAATGTGGAGTTGGGGAAGCCGGAAGTGTCGATGGATGAAGTGCAGCAAAAAATACTAAAACACTTCAAGGAACTTTTTGAGGTGGAATTTGTGAAGCAAAAGACGACCGTATAAAGGGCAGGGCGCTACACCCCCTGTGTTTTCCTATGACGCCTGGCTCAATAAATAAGAAGGTACGATTGCCCCGTGGGATTCTTTCGGAGTATTTCGCAGGGGTCGGATTATAAGGGGCGTCATTTATCGAATTCAGTAAGGATGCTCTTTCTCACCAGGGTGCCGTTTTTTTCGTATTCTTCACTTTTTACCAGGCCAATACCTTCTGCAAGCCACTCCTTTATATAAACAGTCTTCTTTATCCCTGATATAATTTCTGTTTTATAGCTCACAATGACACAATCTAGTTTGCCTACAGGGGTTTGTAAGGTCTCGTTTCCTTCAACCTTTCTGTTTTGCATTTTGATGGACATACTGATCTTTGTCGTTCCGGATGAAAACGAGGTTTCCATTTCTGCATCCGGAAGTTTTTGCCCGATTTTCAGATCGTTGGGTAACTCAATATTAATGCCCCGCATCCGGAGGGGTTTGCCTTCATACTGTTTAAGGAGTTCAGCGCTCATCATCGAATTAAAATCAATGAGAACACCGTTGCCTTTACAGGTAACACCGTATTCGGCGGTAGCTACGATATCGCCTTCCGGATTCTGTATTTCAGATATAAAAATAGAAGTGCGGTCGTTCGCCTGTACAATACTGTATTCCATTAATGCATTCGGAATGTTCTTTTCATCGTACACGGTTATTTCAAAACTTGTGCCCTCTTCCATAGGGTAATATCTGCTGCATTCGCTTTTGCTGACCGGGCTGGGATGGAAGGAATAAGCAGCCCATAACAATGCCGGAAAATAAAATTTGGAATACATATGTTTAATGATTGATTAATAGCATATTAAAGATACGTATTTTGCGGTGAACCCTCTTGGGGCCAACGGCTTATTTCGCCGGATTTTAATTGATGCGGTACACCAGTACGCTATCGTCTTCCCCTTTTACGGTGAGTTCTATTTTTTTGTCGTTATCGATGTCATTAAGATCTGCTACGGAAGTACCGTAGATAGGAAAATTAGGTAATAGCCTGGCGTTGCTGTCGAATAAATAAACTTTATTGGCCTGGGTATCGGTAATGCCCACATAGATCTTATCGTAAAGATAAAAGATCTTCGGCGCCGTATACAGTCCATAATCCAATGCAGCTTTATTGCCTTTAATGGTTAATTCGTTTTCAGATAAGGAAACTAAAGTCTTGGATGTGGCATCAATAACATGGTTCTCGGAGAGGTCCAGTTTTGTTTTGGTCACTTTTCCGTTTTGATCGATCTGGATAAGCTCACCCGACTTTCCGGTTGTTGCAAAGGTGTTATTGTATTCAAAAATGTCGTTGCTGGAAAAGTCGAATTTCTCTTTTACGTTAATCCTGTTTTTTCCGGTCCTGTGGAGTATGTGTAAAGACCCGTTCTCCTCTTTAAATACCAAATAGTCTTTATTGCCTATTCTGAGGTGTTTCGGAAGAGCAGTAATAGGCGACGAGGTCTTGTTGAAAACAAATCCGTTTACCTTTTTAGCTTCTTTGTTATACATGCTGATAATATTTCCCTGTACAATAGGAAACCTGTACTTCTTGTTGCCGTCGTAATCAAAAACGGCAAGTGGCTGGGTAATCGCATTATCAAATCGTATAGGGAACGGGTTTACATCATTGCCGTTTCTGTCAATGATATAAAAAGAATGCGTTGTAACAAAAGCCAATTGTAGCCGTCCGTTTCGATAGAGGTCAACCTGTTCTATGGATCCCTGTATTTTGCCATCGAGTTCT of the Zhouia spongiae genome contains:
- the lysS gene encoding lysine--tRNA ligase, with product MQLSEQEIIRREKLEKLRDLGIDPYPANLYPVDHTSKQIKEAYEEGKKVVISGRLMSRRIQGKASFAELQDSEGRIQVYFNRDEICTGDDHTKYNEVYKKLLDIGDFIGVEGELFTTQVGEKTVMVKDFTLLSKTLRPLPIPKVDSEGNVYDEFNDPEQRYRMRYVDLVVNPKVKDVFVKRTKIMNTIRQFYNDMEFLEVETPILQPIPGGAAARPFVTHHNALNMPLYLRIANELYLKRLIVGGFDGVYEFAKDFRNEGMDRTHNPEFTVMEMYAAYKDYNWMMDTTEALLEKVAVELHGTSEVHLDGKKINYKAPYKRIGILDAIQEHTGYDLYQKPEDEVREACKALGIEVDETMGIGKMIDEIFGEKCEHLYVQPTFIIDYPVEMSPLTKKHRSKPGLTERFELIVNGKELANAYSELNDPIDQRERFEEQLKLSEKGDDEAMFIDQDFLRALEYGMPPTSGIGIGIDRLTMFMTDSHSIQDVLFFPQMKPERKQVALTEEEKAVFGLLKSNSPIGLNVLKDQSGLSNKKWDKTIKGLTKNNLARVNKTDNGLFVELAD
- a CDS encoding DUF1573 domain-containing protein, which encodes MLIINQGTHAQSRAQSKVAGEFSFDSKEIDYGSIQQHADGERVFVFTNTGNAPIVITNVRTSCGCTVPTYSKSPILPGKKGEIKVKYDTSRMGPFSKTITVSSNALHTKRVLHIKGTVIKPEHKEADTE
- a CDS encoding response regulator transcription factor, whose translation is MKLIKHLFFLIIPGLSLNVCAQYKFSGIIDTTAWHNDVYLSIIEDYRHTSGVYPEQIIAKTKADDKGIFTFTGDNLSDNNRIYKIHVDNCRDSDTASSHFNGHCNNSKQILFIARNLDTVFFPISFNNEMFCEVASNNAQTNSLIKTDSLLEEMRFAYAAYQSEANKRLNNKKWFNTLQDFGVQQRDPLAELYIYSFLSDRKNDTHKYYIRDLKENPYYTDLLNRLKNRYPNTDYTHQYETELAADKYMLSSTSGTGFKWTPFLIALLSGSLLANVYLLIRSKKEKREKDAHLINTLSSQEQKVLSLILNNKTNKEIASEIFVSLSTVKTHINNIYKKLGVQSREEVKSLIHKP
- a CDS encoding YqaE/Pmp3 family membrane protein yields the protein MSIWRVLLSIVCPPLAVLDKGCGSIIIVFILWLCGWVPGVIAALIILNNPKR
- the lipB gene encoding lipoyl(octanoyl) transferase LipB, which gives rise to MNKNVIIEDLGLKDYKETWDYQEKLFQSILDIKIKNRRAEAGLETPNYFLLVEHPHVYTLGKSGDLSNLLVNEEQLKDKGATFYKINRGGDITYHGPGQIVGYPILDLDNFFTDIHKYLRFLEEVIILTLADYGIKAERSEGETGVWIDVGTPFARKICAMGVRASRWVTMHGFALNVNADLGYFDNIIPCGIRGKAVTSLNVELGKPEVSMDEVQQKILKHFKELFEVEFVKQKTTV